The genome window ACGTTTGCCACGACCGGTAACGAACAGGATCTGCTCGATCCCTGAGGCAACCGCCTCTTCGACCACGTATTGCACCAGGGGCTTGTCGATGAGCGGGAGCATTTCCTTGGGGGATGCCTTGGTGGCTGGGAGGAAGCGGGTGCCGAGGCCCGCAACGGGAAAGACCGCCTTTTTTACCTGCATGAATGATACTCCTCTCAGGTGATCCAGATCTGATCCGCCCTATATTTATCATATTCAAATGGTTGCGTGAGGCAACCGCTTTCAGCGGTATTTTCAGCCTTTGCAGGTATGTTTTGCCGACTCGACCGTGTTGTAGAGGAGCATGGTGATGGTCATGGGGCCAACCCCTCCCGGAACCGGGGTGATGGCCGATGCCCGTTCGCTGGCTGCAGCGAATTCCACGTCTCCCACCAGTTTCTTTTCCCCGACCCGGTTGACACCCACATCGATGACCACCGCACCCTCCTTGATCCATGCTCCCTTGATCATCTCAGGTTGGCCTACGGCGGCAATCAGGACATCCGCCTGTCCTACCTTGGCGGCCAGATCCCTGGTCTTGGAGTGGCAGATCGTGACTGTGGCATGCTGGGCCAGGCACATGGCAGCAACCGGTTTGCCGACGATATTCGAGCGACCGACAATGACCACTTCCTTGCCGGCCAGGTCGACACCGGTCTCTTTCAGCATCACCATAACGCCATAGGGGGTGCAGGGACGGAACAGCGGCTTGCCAACCATCAGGCGGCCGACGTTGTAGGGGTGGAATCCGTCCACATCCTTGTGCGGGGAGATCGCCTCCAGCACCTTCTCAGTATTGATCTGTCGGGGGAGCGGGAGCTGTACCAGTATGCCGTGAATGCGGAGATCGCAGTTGAGCTTGTCGATGAGGCGGAGAAGTTCCTGCTCGCTGGTATCCGCCGGGAGCTTGTACTCGTCGGAAAAGATACCCACGTCCTGGCAGGCCTTTTCTTTCATCCGAACATATACTGCGCTGGCCGGGTCATCACCCACCAGGACCACTGCCAGGCCGGGGACGATCCCCTTTGCCCTGAGGTCGGTAACCTCAGCGGTGATTTCGCTTCGAATCTTTGCCGCAATTGCCTTGCCGTCGATCAGTTGTGCCATGGGCTTCATGCTCCTCGCGAAATTTTGCCTGCATCATACGGGATATGGAATTGGTTTGTAAAGTGGCCAGGGGAAATCCGGCATAAAAAAACCTCCACGAACGGGAGGTTTAGTAAAACTGACGTCAAGCTGCACGTGATTCAGGCTGCTGCCGCCGAAGGGCACCCTGCACAGCTGCCGCCGGTGCTGGCCGGGCAGGACGGGGCCGGGCTCTTCGATCCGTTGCCATATCCTTCAGCATACCAGCCCCCACCTTTGAGGGTGAACGCGGTAGACGAGATGAGTTTCTTCACTTCGCCGCCGCAGGAAGGGCATTCTTTCGCAGGCTCGTCGGAAAATTTCTGGCGCAACTCGAACTGGTGGTCACATGCGGTGCACTGGTATTCGTAGACAGGCATTTCGATCTCTACCCCCTGAAGCAATTTTCTCTCGTAACTATAATGATTCCATGACGATTTTGTCAAGAGTGTTCAACGGGAAAAATGCGCCAGGGTCAGGGGGGGCAGGGGAGCAGGGTACGGAGCAGGCCGGGTTCGACACCGGTGACAAGGACTGTTTTGTGACGGGATTTGGTGCCGGCTACGATGGTAACCCTGGACTTGGCGAGCCCCAGGCTCTTGGCGATGAATTCGGCCAGCTGCCGGTTGGCGGCATCGTCCACGGGGGGGGAGGTGAGACGCACCTTCAGTTCATCTCCCTGCAGCCCGCAGATCTCGGTCCGGCTGGCACGCGGCTGGACATGGACGACGAAGCAGACGCCGTCTGCGGCCCGGCTCACTTTGAACGGGAGCTGGGACGGGTCATTCCCCGTTGACGTTGAGGAGTTTGAGGTGGTTTTCAAGAATGGCCTTGAACGATGTTTCAAACTGGAGTTTTTCCCGGCGCAGTTCCTGGATCTGGTTGTTCAGCTGCATGAGCCGGTTTTCCGCCTCGGCGACGATCCGGTCTGCCTTGAGTTCGGCCTCGGAGATGAGCAGATTCCCTTCCTTCTGCGCATTGGCCTTCATCTCCTCGGAGATCTTCTGGGCTGCCAGCATGGTTTCCCGCAGCGAGGTCTCGCGCAGGCGGACATCTTCCAGTTCAAGCGACGCCTTGCGCAGCTGTTCCTTCAGCTCGGTATTTTCCCGGATGAGGCCTTCCATCTCCTGGGAGACCTGCTGCAGGAAGGAATCCACATCGTCGGGGTCGAGCCCGCCGAGCATCTTCCCTTTGAACTGCTGCTGCTGGATGTCGAGCGGCGATATCTGCACTATTAGCCCCCGAAGCCGAATTTGATACGGTTTACCAGTTCGAAGAGTGAGGCTACCATGAATTTCTGCAGGAAGAAGATGGCAAGGATCACCAGAAGCGGTGAGAGATCGAGTCCTCCGGTATTGGGGAGCACACGGCGGACCCTTTGCAGGACCGGTTCGGTACTCCGGTAAAGGAAGCTGACAATGGGGTTGTAGGGGTCGGGGTTCACCCAGGAGAGAATGGCCCGGGCGATCAGGATATACATGTAGATCGTCAGGGCGAAGTCCAGGATGTAGGCTATGGCATTGATGAAGTTGGCAATGATGAACATGTGGTCCCCGATTGGTGCGAGGTCGGACAGCTAGCATGGTTATACAGAAATACCCCCCTACTGTCAAGGAGGCCGCCCGGTTTCATGACAGCTGCTTGCGGAAACGCTGTACCGCAAAGGCGAGTATGATCGAGCCAAGGATGAAAAGCCCCAGGAGCTGGGGCCAGAGGATGTCCGGCCCGACCCCCTTGAGGAAGATTCCGCGGATGATGACCAGAAAGTAGCGGAGCGGATTGATGTAGGTCGCGTACTGAATGGCGGGCGGCATGTTTTCGATGGGGAAGGCGAAACCGGAGAGGAGCATGGCCGGAAAGGTGAACATGAAGGAGCTCATCATCGCCTGTTGCTGGGTCCGGCTGATGGTGGAGATGAAGAGTCCGAAGCCGAGCGTACTCATCAGGTAGAGACCGGTTGCGGCAAAGAGCAGGAGCAGGCTGCCGCGGAAGGGGATTTGGAACCAGAACCGCGCCATCAGGACGACGATTGAGAGGTTGATATAGCCGATGATGATGAACGGTATTGTCTTGCCGAGGATGAACTCCCAGCGCCGGATCGGGGTGACGATGATCTGCTCCATGGTGCCGATCTCCTTTTCCCGCACCACGGCCATGCTGGAGAGCATCATGGTGGTGATGAGCACCATCAGGGCGGTCACGCCGGGAACGTAGTAGTTGCGGCTTTCCAGGTTATCGTTGAACCAGGCCCGGCTTTCCAGGTCGACCTGCGGCAGCGTCCGGAGGAGGTCTCCCTGCCGGACCATGCGCTGGGTCAGGATCTGGTCGCTGAAACGGCTGGCGATCTTGACCGCATGGGAGAGGACGATGCCAGCGGTATTCGGGTCGGTGCCGTCCACGATGATCTGCAGGGAGGCTGTGCGGCCTCCCCTGATGTCGTCCTCGAAACCGGGGTCGATCTGGACTGCCGCCCGGACCTCCCCCTGGTCCATGAGCTCCCGTATCCGTCCGACACGCTCTATCTGTTCCGTGATATCGAAGTAGCCGGAACGTTGCAGTTGGGCAACCAGCTCACGGCTGGTGGCGCTCTTGTCCAGGTCATAGACTGCTGTGGTGATGTGTTTGACGTCGGTGTTCACGGCGTAGCCGAACAGGACGATCTGCACCACCGGCACGCCGAAGATGACGAAGCGCATCTTGGGATCGCGGAGGATCTGGGTAAACTCCTTGATCAGCATGGCCTTCAGGCGGTCGAACACGTGAAACCTCGCAACATGGTCACTCGATTTTTTTCCGGAACTTCAGGATTGCCAGGATCCGCACCGTAATTCCGAACAGTGCCAGCAATGCCGCTTCACGCCAGAGGACGGAAAGCCCCACCCCCTTCAGATAGATGCCACGCAGGATCGTGACCAGATAGCGGGCCGGGATGATATGGGTGACGATCTGGAGGAACTTGGGCATGTTGGCAATGGGAAAGACAAAGCCGGAAAGGAGAAAGGCTGGCAGCAGTGTCGCCACCATGGCGAACTGGCTGGAGGCGAACTGGCTCCGCCCGACGATGCTGATCAGCATCCCAAGGGAGAGGGCGCCGAACAGGAACAGGATCGCCATGCCGAGCAACAGCCAGAGCTCTCCTCTGAGCGGGACGTCAAACACGAAACGCCCCACCACCACGGACAGTGCCAGGTCTATCAGGCCGATGACGAAGTAGGGGAGCAGTTTGCCGAGGATCAGCTCCGGGCCGCGCAGAGGGGTGGAGATCAGCTGCTCCATGGTGCCGGTTTCCCACTCGCGGGCAATGGTCAGGGAGGTGAGAAAGGCGGCGATAACCATCATGATGACGGCGATGAGGCCGGGGACAATGGCGTTGCGCGAGATCATGTCATCGTTGAACCAGACCCGCGGCCGTATGTCCAGCGGCGGTCGCGGTGCGGTTCCGGTCATGCGCCGGCTCTGGGCAACAACGATGTCGGCAGCATAGAGCCGGACGATGTTTTCCGCATAGCCGAGGGCAATAGTGGCGGTATTCGAGTCGCTGCCGTCCACGATGACCTGGATGCGGATAGGTTTGCCGGACGTGCCTGCCCGGCCGAAATCGACCGGCAGCACCAGGGCGATGAGGGCGTCGCGCCGGTCAATGGCCCGTTCCACGGCCTGGTAGTCGCTGACGTGCTCTACGAGCTGGAAGTAGCGTGAGCCGCTGAAACGACCGATGAAATCGCGGCTGGCCGGGGTTTCGCTCTGGTCCCAGACCACCAGCGGCACCTTGTCCACATCCAGGGTGAGAGCGTAGCCGAACATGAACAGGAGCAGCATCGGCAGGGCTAGCCCCATGATCAGGCTGCGCACATCGCGGATGATGTGCAGGTATTCCTTTTTGGCGACGGCCCGTACCCGTTGCAGCTTCATATGACTCAGGGCTCTCCTAGCGGGCAAATTCCCGTTGTGGCTCTTCCGCCCGGTCGCGCGCTTCGATGAGCGAAACAAAGACATCCTCCAGCGAGGGGACGATCCGCTCCGGCCGCAGAGCCGGGAATCCGGCCTGCATGAGACTGTCGGCAATGAGCGGGATCGCTGCGCCGGCATCTTCGACCACCGCATGCACCCCCCGGCCGAATAGGGCGACATGGCGCACGCCGGGGAGCGCCTCAATGATCTCCAGGGCATCCTGCGGGCGGTCACAGGATAGTTCCACGATCTCCTCCCCCATCTGGTCTGTTTTCAGTTCTCCCGGCGAACCGAGGGCTATCAGCTCACCGCGGTAGATCAGGCCGAGGCGGTCGCAGTATTCGGCTTCATCCATGTAGTGGGTGGTGACGAAGACCGTGACCCCTTCGCCGGCCAGGCGGTAGATCAGGTCCCAGAAATTGCGCCTGCTGATCGGGTCCACCCCGGAGGTCGGCTCGTCGAGGAAGATGATGGGAGGTTCGTGGAGGATGGCGCACCCCAGCGCCAGCCGCTGCTTCCAGCCGCCGGAGAGCGTGGCGGTCCTGGAGTGCCGGTGTTCGGCAAGCCCGGACATCTCGACGACCCATTCCTTGCGCTCTCGCTTCCTGTCCGGTGCAATCCGGTAGATGCCGCTGTAGAAGTCGATATTCTCCTCTACCGTCAGATCCTCGTAGAGGGAAAAACGCTGGCTCATGTAGCCGATGTTGGACTTGATCTCTTCGGCCTGCCGGTTGATGTCGAAACCTGCCACGGTTCCGGTTCCGTCGGAAGGGGTCAGGATGCCGCAGAGCATCCGGATGGTGGTCGATTTGCCGGCGCCGTTGGGACCGAGGAAGCCGAATATCTCCCCCCGCTTCACATCCAGGCTGACATGGCTGACCGCCTGGAAATCGCCGAAGCGCTTCGAGAGATCGCGCAGCGATACGGCGAACTCCTCGTTATCCTTGGTCATGCCCGGCTCCTGACTCTTCCTCCTGCAGGACGGAGACAAACACATCCTCCAGGCTCGGTTCGATGGGGCGTATCCCCTGGAGGGTGACCCCCGCTGCCGTAAGGAGCCCATTCACCAAGTCCGTCACCCGATCCGGATCAGCGGAGACCAGGTGCACACGGTCGCCGAAGAGACCGACAGACGTGTCGGGAAAACGGTCGCGTAACAGCCGTGCCGTGAGCCGGGCATTATCGGACCTGATTTCCAGGATGGTCCCCCTCATGAGGCTGCGCAGACGATCCGGGGTGTCGCAGGCCAAAAGCCTCCCCTTGTGGATGAGACCGACCCGGTTGCAGCGATCCGCCTCATCGAGATAGGCGGTGGTGACGAAGATGGTGACCCCCTCCTTGAGGAGCTGGTAGAGGATGCGCCAGAAATCGCGGCGGGAGACCGGATCGACGCCATTGGTCGGTTCGTCGAGAAAGAGCACCCTGGGGGTATGGATCAGGGCGCAGGCAAGTCCCAACTTTTGCTTCATCCCGCCGGAGAGGTTTCCTGCCTGCCGGCGCTTGAACGGCGTCAGGTTGCTGAAGGCGAGGAGGCGTTCGACCTTGTCCTCCCGGCCTTGCTTCGGGATGCCGAAGATGTCGGCGTAGAAGTGGATGTTTTCGAGGACCGTCAGGTCCTGGTAGAGGCCGAAGCGCTGGCTCATGTAGCCGATGTCGTCCTTGAGCTCTTCGGACTCGCGGACCGTATCCCGCCCCATGACCGATGCCGAGCCAGCAGAGGGGTCCATGATGCCGACGAGCATGCGCATGGTGGTGGTCTTACCTGCGCCGTCGGAGCCGACCAGGCCGAACAGTTCCCCTTGCGCAACGGAGAGGGTCAGGTTGTCGACGGCCGTGTTGGTGCCGAAGCGTTTGCAGAGGTTGTCTATCCTGACCGCATCCATACGGGGCACCACGCGTTACTTGAGTGTCAGTTCGGCGTTTACCGGCATCCCCGGTTTCAGCTCATGGTGCGGGTTGGGGGCGGTGATCTTGATGCGGTAGACGAGCTTGACCCGCTCCTTCTCGGTCTGGACGTTCTTGGGTGTGAATTCCGCTTCGGGGGAGATGAAACTGACGGTACCTTGGTAGGCACGACCCGGAAAGGTATCGCCGGTGATCCGGGCTGTCTGGCCCAGCTTCACCCTGCCCAAGTCGGTTTCGGGGATATAGGCCCTGATCCAGACCGATTCGAGATCGCCGATGGTCAGTACCGGCGTGCCCGTATTCACCAGTTCACCCGGTTCCTGGTGTTTGGCCAGGACGCTTCCTGCAGTAGGGGAAAACAGGGCGGCATCATCCAGGCGATTGCTGGCCAGCTCCAGGGCCGCCCGAGCGCTTCCCACCCTGGCCCGTGCCTGCCTGATGGTCTCGATGCGCGGACCTTTCCTGACCATGCCCAGCCGTTCGCGCAATTCGCGCGCCTGGGCCTTGGCCATCAAAAAGGCGCTACGCGCAGCTTCAAAATCGTGGGTTGATATGACTTCCCGCTGGTAGAGCTCTTCCTGTCGTGCGAAATCGGCTGTCAGCCGGTTTTCCTCGGCTTCAGCCCTGTCAAGGGCGGCTCGGGCCTGGGCAATCTCTTCGCTCCTCGAACCTGCCTCCAGTTCGGCAAGAACTGCCATGGCTGCCTCAAGTTCTGCCCGGCGCAGGGCAACCTCCTGCTCGAGGTCGTCGGTCTCCAGTCTGGCCAGGAGCTGGCCCACCTTTACGGTCGCGCCCTCATCGACCAGCCGCTCCTTGAGCCGGCCATTTACCTTGAACCCCACCGTCACTGTGGTGGCTTCCACAGTTCCTGAAACCGTGAGTGTGGACGATGAGGGGGAAGGGTGTCGAAACAGTATGATGATCGCCACGGCCACAAGGATAACGACGGCAGCGGCAACAATGATGCGTCGGGAAGCGGTCACGCGGGCTCCTTCTTCCGATGTTGCTGGTGATTGATGGTTCCTTAGAATGAATGTATATCACCTTCTGCCGTGGATTGCATCTGAACGATTCATGGCGTGTTAGCCTGTGCGGGAGCCAGAGGAAAGAATTTACTGTTGTTGCCCGCAGCCAAAAGCGCTACAATTCCGATTTCGAAGGCATATCTGCTGTGAGGTCGAGGAAATGAAACGAATCCATGCATCAATCCTGCTTGCGTTGCTGACGACGGCGATGCCTGTGTACGCTGACAGCGTATCGGCACAGAAGGCGTACAACGAGGGGGATTTTGCTACAGCCTTCCGCGAATTCAAGGCCGACGGCAGTGCAAAATCCCTTTTTCAGATCGGTCTTATGTATGCCAACGGCAAGGGTGTCAAGAAAGACCGGCGGGAAGCGGTCAAATGGTACCGCAAATCGGCCGAACAGGGTTTCGGCAAGGCTCAGGTAACGCTCGGGCTGATGTACTCCCTGGGGGACGAGGTTCGCCAGGACAAAAAGGAAGCGGCCAAGTGGTATCGCAAGGCAGCCGAGCAGGGGCTGGCAGATGCCCAGTTTGCCACCGGACAGATCTATGACCGGGGCGAAGGGGTGCATCAGGACCGCGCGGAAGCTGCAAAATGGTACCGGAAGGCTGCCGAGCAGAAACATGCCAATGCCCAGCTGAACCTGGGGGTAAAGTACGATAACGGCGAAGGGGTTGAGAAGGACAAGCAAGAGGCGGCCAAGTGGTATCAGAAGGCTGCCGAGCAGGGGATTTCCCGTGCCCAGTACCTGCTGGGGCACCTCTATGACAAAGGTGACGGCGTTCTCCTTGATAAAAAGGAAGCCTTAAAATGGTATCGCAAGGCTGCCGAGCAGGGATATGCCCTGGCCCAGTACAATCTCGGGCTCCTCTATGATCGCGGCGACGGTGTTCCCCAGGACAACGGGGAGGCTCTGAAGTGGTTCCGGCGGGCCGCGGACAAGGGGAATGCCGACGCCCAGTTTGCCGTGGCCCAGGCATATGTCAAGGGGATCTCGGTCAAGAAGGACCTGAAGATGGGGCTCAAGTGGTATCGCAAGGCTGCCGAACAGGGGCAGGCCGATGCCCAGTTCCTCCTTGGGCAGATCTATGACAAAGGGGAACTGGTCAAGCAGGACCGCAAAGAGGCGTTCAAGTGGTATCGTAAGGCTGCCGAGCAGGGGCTCGATCAGGCCCAGTTCATCCTCGGGCTCATGTATTTCAACGGATTCGGGGTGAAGCAGAACAAGATAGAGGCGCTGGTCTGGTTCCAGAAAGCTGCCGAGCAGGGCCACGACCAGGCGCAGAAGACCCTGGAGTTCCTGGGCAAAAGGCGGTCACCCATGCTTTAGGCGTGTGCGGAATACCGCGACGAGGGATTCATTATAATGTTACAACTCGCCGGATGAGAGTTTGACAGCCCTTAAGGTGAGGTTATACTTTTCTGTGAAGTGTCTCATCCTGGAGGGTGCCATGTACATACAGATTCGTGACAATACCGGCACTGAACGGTTTATCGAGGAAGAGCATCTTGACGCCTCCATAGCCTCCGGCGAGGTGGTTGCGTTCCGACGCAGCGATGGCTGGATTTCGGCACCGAGCGAGCAGTTGCGCGGCAACGGCGTGGTGGGGACGAAAACCTATCGTGGCCAGGAACGGCGAAGGTCGCTGCTTTCCAAGAGACGGATCCCTTCGGACGATACCAATTCCTGACCCGCATGCAGCAGCCTGACAGGGAGCCGGCGAATCGGCTCTCTGTCAGGTTGTTAGCTCCTCCCCTGTCTGATGCGCGGGTCGGCAAGCGCATAACAGACATCTGCCAGCAGGTTTCCCACCAGCGTCAAACCGGCTCCGATCACCAGAATCCCCATTACCAGCGGATAATCCCTCGACATGACCCCTTGATAGAAGAGCTGACCCATGCCGGGAATGGCGAAGATCGTCTCGAAGATGACGCTGCCGCCGATCAGGCCGGGGAGCGAAAAGCCGAGCAGGGTGATGACCGGTAGAAGGGCATTGCGCAACGCGTGACGGAAGATAACGGCTCGTTCCGACAGCCCCTTGGCCCGTGCTGTCACGATATAGTCCTGGCCGATCACTTCCAGCATGGTCGAGCGCATGAACCGGGAGAGGCCTGCCAGGCTGCCGAACGAGGCGACCGCCAGCGGGAGTATCAGGTGTTTGGCCAGGTCCCAGAGCCTGGCTAACAGGCCCCACTGCTCGCTCCCCAGGGAGTGAAGTCCCGAGATGGGCAGCCAGCCGAGTTTCACCCCGAAAAAGTACATGAGCAACAGTGCCAGCCAGAACGTCGGCACGGCGAAACCGATAAAGACGAAGATGGTGATCCCTTTGTCCAGCAGTGAATTGCGGTGGATTGCCGCCAGGATGCCGATCGGTATGGCCAGGCCGAACTCGATGCAGAGCGCAATCAGGTTGAGGGAGACGGTGACGGGTATCCGTTCCTTGATCTTGTCGATGACCGGCCGGTTATCGGGGGCAAAAGAGTTGCCGAAATCCAGGTGGGCCAGCCGCTTGAGCCAGTTGCCGTACTGGACGGGCAACGGCTTGTCCAGGCCGTAGAATTCCCGGAGACGCTGTCGGGCTTCGGCCGATACCTTGGGGTTCATCGCCACCTGCATCTCCACCGGTTCGCCAGGGGCCAGGTGGATCACCGTGAACGTGATAAGGGTGATCCCCAGGAGCAGGGGGATCATCATCAGGAGACGTTTGGTCAGATAGCGGATCATGCGTGCGTTCTACCAGTCCTTGACGTAGGGTATGCGGATGTAAACCGTGAGAATTCGCATCAGTGCAGTTGCTCATCCTTGGGGACGTACCACTTGATCATGTTATAAGTGATCCCTGCCGGGGCCGGTTCAATGCCGTGGAAACGGGCATTTACCACGGGAAGGGCATCGGGAACGAAGAGGAAGGTATAGGGCTGCTCGTCCGCCAGGATCTCCTGGATCCGCCAATAGCAGCGTTTCCGGCGTTCCAGGTCGAAGGTGCTTCTCCCTTCTTCTATCAGCCGATCCACTTCGGCGTTCTTGAAGCCGACGAAATTGAGTTCTTTGGGGCCGGTCTTGCTGGAATGCCAGACATCGAACAGATCCGGGTCCTGCGGGATGGTCCACCCCATGACAATGGCCTCGAAATCCCCCTTGTCGATGAAGTTTTTCAGAAACGATGCCCACTCCACCACCCTGATCTTCACGTCGATTCCCACCGCTTTCAGACGTTGCTGGATGATCAGGGCGGTTTTCAGCCGCTGGTCGTTCCCCTGATTAGTCAGAATGGTGAACTGAAACGGTTTTCCGTTTCTGGTCAGGATACCGTCTTGATTCCGTTTGCTCCACCCCACCTCGGCAAGGAGCCGGGCTGCCCGTTGCGGATCGTATCCCAAATCCTTGACCGTCGGGTTAAAGGCCCAGGTGCCCGGCTTGTAAGGGCCGTGGGCCACCTGGCCCATTCCCAGCAATACGCCCTGCACGATTTCGTCCTTGCTGATGGCCAGGGTGATCGCCTGCCGTACCCGTTTGTCCCGGAAAAGGGGGTGGCGCAGGTTGTATCCCAGATAGGTGTAAACGGAGGCAGGATAACGGTATTTGGCGAAGCGCGCGAGAAAATCGGCGCTTGTTGTCTGGCGCTGGTATTGGACCGGCGTAAGCGCCATCATGTCGATGCCGCCGGCCTTCAGCTCCATGTACATGGTGGAGGTATCGGGAATAAACCGATAAACGTAACGGTCGATGTAAGGCCGGCCTTCGAAATAGTCATGGAATGACTCAAGCTCGATCTTCTGGGCGGCGGTCCATTCCTTGAAGCGGTAGGGACCTGTTCCGACCGGTTTTCGGGATAGGGGGCTCTTGGTGATATCGGTCCCTTCGAGGAGATGCGCCGGGAGGATCGATGCTGCCCATGATTCCAGGGCCGGGGCAAAGGGCTTGTCGTAGGTCACCCTGAAGGTGTAGGGGTCCGGAGCTGTCGCCTGTTTTACCTGTTTGAAGTCTTCGGCATAGGCGGTGGGGGTCTTGGGGTCGATGGTGACCCGGTAGGTGTACATGACATCGCGTGAGGTGAATTCGTGGCCGTCATGCCATTTCACACCCCGACGCAAATGGAAGGTTATGGTGAGGCCGTCCGGCGACACGTCCCACCGCTCTGCCAGTTCTCCTTCCAGTTTCAGGTTCTTGTCGTACCGGACCAGGCTGCTGTAGATCAGGCTGGCAACTTCATGTGAGACGCTGTCCGAGGCAAGCAGGGGGATGAGCGTGGATGCCTCGCCGATAGCGCCGACGATCAGGGTATCGCCATAGGCAGGGGGGCCGGCGGAGCGATGGAGCCGCAGTGCCGGCTTCGGTTCTCTATCGGTGCAACCGCAGGCAAGGATGAACAGCAGCAGGCAGAGGGCCCACCGGAACCTCATCGTTCCTGAATCTCCGCTTTGATCTTCTTGATCTTCTCGGCGGCTTCCTTGTTGTCGGGGTCGAGTTTGATGACCCGGCGATAGAGTTCAAGGGCGCTCTTGCTGTCGCGTTTTGCGAGATAGACCTCTGCCAGGTGGCTGATGATGGTGGGATCGTCATCTACGATCTCGTAGGCGCGTTCCAGGCTCTTGACCGCTTCGTCATAGCGCTTCAATTTGTAGAAAACCCAGCCGAGACTGTCCAGGATGAAGCCGTCGTCGGGGCGGAGCCCGTTGGCCTTCTTGAGGAGCCGCAGCGCCTCGTCCAGGTTCTCCCCGAGCTCTGCATAGGTATAGCCGAGGTAATTGAGCGCCTGCGGGTCGTCCGGGGTGATTTCCAGCACCCGTTTCATGCGGGCGATGGATTCGGCTTTGTTGCCGATCTTTTCGTAAATCACCCCCAGCCGGAACTGGAGTGATGGTTCCGCCGGGAATTTCCCTTCGATGCCGGTCAAGACCTTGAGGGCCTCGTCAGGCTTGCCGAGATTGTCATAGACCCCAGCCAGGTAGAGGTAGGGATCGAGGCGGTCCGGTGCGTGGGAGATCACGTCGTTGAGGAAGGAGATGGCCCGTTCCGGTTCACCTTTGTCTTTGTAGAGAAAGGCGATATGCCCCACTGCCTCGTAATAGTTGAATGCTGTGGCAGGAATCTTTGCATACTCGGCAATTGCCCGGTCAGGGTCGTTCTTTTCCTCGTAGGCATTGGCCAGGTAGAAACGGATCTGGTTGGCGTCAGGTTCCTGTTCGAGGATACTGTTAAAGATGGCGATCGCCTCGTCGAACTGTTCGAGTTCCAGGTTGATCAGTCCCATCTTCCGCTTGGTTTCCAGCCCGCCCAGGTTGGCGGCATCCATGGTCTTCAGGAGTGACAGCGCCTCTTCGAGGCGCTTCTGCTGGATCAGGAGCTGAACCAGGTGTTGTGCCACCGAAACGTTCTGGGGGTTTTCGTTCAGCAATTGGCGGTAGATCGCAACGGCGTCCCCGGCAAGGCCCTGGGTTTCCAGGGAGATTGCCAGATCGATCAGCGCCTGTTCGAAGTCGGGTTTGATTTCGAGGGCCTTGCGGTAATACTGCACCGCTTCGCGGGGGAGCTTCATCTGGTCGTAGGTTTTGCCCAGGTAGTAGTAGGCAAAGGCATTGTCCGGCGAAATCTTGATCAGGGCCTTGAGGGTATTGATCGCCTCTTCGTATTCGAAGATCTTCACATAGGCAACGGCAAGGTGGAGGTAGAGCTCTTCCTTGTTCTTGTTGAGCTCGATGGCTTTTTTGAAATGTTCGGTCGCCTCGCGGTCCCGTTTGAGCCCCACCAGGATGTTGCCTGCCAGCTGATGGGCGTTGAAGCTCTTGGGGTCGATCTCGATGGCTGTCTCGCAGGCCTTGAGAGCTTCCAGGGGCTGGTTGCTTTTCAGGTAAACCCCAGCCATGGCGGTGTAGAGGTA of Geobacter sp. contains these proteins:
- the folD gene encoding bifunctional methylenetetrahydrofolate dehydrogenase/methenyltetrahydrofolate cyclohydrolase FolD, encoding MAQLIDGKAIAAKIRSEITAEVTDLRAKGIVPGLAVVLVGDDPASAVYVRMKEKACQDVGIFSDEYKLPADTSEQELLRLIDKLNCDLRIHGILVQLPLPRQINTEKVLEAISPHKDVDGFHPYNVGRLMVGKPLFRPCTPYGVMVMLKETGVDLAGKEVVIVGRSNIVGKPVAAMCLAQHATVTICHSKTRDLAAKVGQADVLIAAVGQPEMIKGAWIKEGAVVIDVGVNRVGEKKLVGDVEFAAASERASAITPVPGGVGPMTITMLLYNTVESAKHTCKG
- a CDS encoding zinc ribbon domain-containing protein, producing the protein MPVYEYQCTACDHQFELRQKFSDEPAKECPSCGGEVKKLISSTAFTLKGGGWYAEGYGNGSKSPAPSCPASTGGSCAGCPSAAAA
- a CDS encoding YggU family protein, producing the protein MKTTSNSSTSTGNDPSQLPFKVSRAADGVCFVVHVQPRASRTEICGLQGDELKVRLTSPPVDDAANRQLAEFIAKSLGLAKSRVTIVAGTKSRHKTVLVTGVEPGLLRTLLPCPP
- a CDS encoding DivIVA domain-containing protein is translated as MQISPLDIQQQQFKGKMLGGLDPDDVDSFLQQVSQEMEGLIRENTELKEQLRKASLELEDVRLRETSLRETMLAAQKISEEMKANAQKEGNLLISEAELKADRIVAEAENRLMQLNNQIQELRREKLQFETSFKAILENHLKLLNVNGE
- a CDS encoding YggT family protein, which codes for MFIIANFINAIAYILDFALTIYMYILIARAILSWVNPDPYNPIVSFLYRSTEPVLQRVRRVLPNTGGLDLSPLLVILAIFFLQKFMVASLFELVNRIKFGFGG
- a CDS encoding ABC transporter permease subunit → MFDRLKAMLIKEFTQILRDPKMRFVIFGVPVVQIVLFGYAVNTDVKHITTAVYDLDKSATSRELVAQLQRSGYFDITEQIERVGRIRELMDQGEVRAAVQIDPGFEDDIRGGRTASLQIIVDGTDPNTAGIVLSHAVKIASRFSDQILTQRMVRQGDLLRTLPQVDLESRAWFNDNLESRNYYVPGVTALMVLITTMMLSSMAVVREKEIGTMEQIIVTPIRRWEFILGKTIPFIIIGYINLSIVVLMARFWFQIPFRGSLLLLFAATGLYLMSTLGFGLFISTISRTQQQAMMSSFMFTFPAMLLSGFAFPIENMPPAIQYATYINPLRYFLVIIRGIFLKGVGPDILWPQLLGLFILGSIILAFAVQRFRKQLS
- a CDS encoding ABC transporter permease subunit, which produces MKLQRVRAVAKKEYLHIIRDVRSLIMGLALPMLLLFMFGYALTLDVDKVPLVVWDQSETPASRDFIGRFSGSRYFQLVEHVSDYQAVERAIDRRDALIALVLPVDFGRAGTSGKPIRIQVIVDGSDSNTATIALGYAENIVRLYAADIVVAQSRRMTGTAPRPPLDIRPRVWFNDDMISRNAIVPGLIAVIMMVIAAFLTSLTIAREWETGTMEQLISTPLRGPELILGKLLPYFVIGLIDLALSVVVGRFVFDVPLRGELWLLLGMAILFLFGALSLGMLISIVGRSQFASSQFAMVATLLPAFLLSGFVFPIANMPKFLQIVTHIIPARYLVTILRGIYLKGVGLSVLWREAALLALFGITVRILAILKFRKKIE